A region of Arabidopsis thaliana chromosome 5, partial sequence DNA encodes the following proteins:
- the EMB2771 gene encoding E3 ubiquitin ligase, producing the protein MRTVKSIWPLPCGLLLEQAGEVNPPSHVPFSPVSPILGSREMLRQRKEVGNSSPQNFHSPVAHDLISKRDMPCMSSHLILRDPLEEPGPTYVEERGKLTIMKDYDERTIWTSDRLPLMTSYNKGKMQHSVWAAEFIESNLEASASCSSGIVPDAVLSKRVSFRRIWQAKGAKKAASKVFLATDNSVPVICFLILEQKKLLSVGLQTVEINNEILFDVKPDISWSVSAIAAAPVVVTRSQVKIGLLPHLDIIVLSPENDLFLYSGKQCLCRYVLPSWLGESIGSGDGESAKTDSGFRNLKITGLSDAVLGSINLSVNHSQIFRCALTGKPSSSLANDCIAAIAEGLRSDLYSLFLSLLWGDGHSDLQGSSIHFEWEALCNIFLEICQKPTVVHRKQPKTASESSWEFLLISKFHKTYSRFHNGITSINRLDLEGIVPFDSKICSEETLGSSCELMVQSLDCLHAVYESLKMDNLRKQDLHHLAVLLCNIAKFLDEKCYLDYYIRDFPRLSTTIGACTTLSSSRKPPNLFRWLENCLRRGCLSTNFDDLPDLIRRDGCSIVSWARKVVSFYSVLFGDKPEGRTLSSGVPCNIAPGSYSCNEELTILAMAGERFGLHQLDLLPSGVSLPLRHALDSCRESPPADWPAIAYVLLGREDMALSVFRNFSSSKEFEMQSNTSLISMSIPYMLHLHPVIVPSSESIGLENTKIEDTNSVDGSVIDGMEHIFNSYTQLRYGRDLRLNEVRRLLCSARPVVVQTAANPTISDQEQQQDHLWRIAQRTAVLPLGRGAFTLSTIHTLLTEAFTVPKLVLAGRLPSQQNAIVNLDPNIRNIQELKTWPEFHNAVAAGLRLAPLQGKVSRTWIRYNKPGEPNAVHAGLLFGLGLQGYLHVLNLSDIYQYFTQDHESTTVGLMLGLAASYRGTMQPDIAKALFFHVPARYQASYTEFEIPTLLQSAALVSVGMLFEGSAHQQTMQLLLGEIGRRSAGDNVLEREGYAVSAGFSLGLVALGRGGDALGSMDSLVNRLLLYLGAKEERSILVPSLEDHRSAAQITDGSTSNVDITAPGAIIALTLMYLKTESEVIFSKLSIPQTHYDLECVRPDFIMLRVIARNLIMWSRICPTCDWIQSQVPEVVKNGISQLRDDMDNMYEVDVEALVQAYVNIVAGACISLGLRFAGTRDGNARDLLNSYALYLLNEIKPLSATPGNAFPRGISKFVDRGTLEMCLYLIIISLSVVMAGSGDLQVFRLLRFLRSRNSADGHANYGTQMAVSLATGFLFLGGGMRTFSTNNGSLAMLLITLYPRLPSGPNDNRCHLQAFRHLYVLATEARWLQTIDVDSGLPVYAPLEVTVKETKLYSETKFCEITPCILPERAILKRICVCGPRYWPQQIELVPEEKNWWSFGDKSDPFSSGVIYVKRKVGACSYVDDPVGCQSLLSRAMHKVFGLRTLGESNLIANSHRELDSDSVDHLVSTFSSDPSLIAFAQLCCDKSWNNRSDSEFKEFCLQVLFDCISKDRPALLQVYLSLYTTIGSMADLLVKSDSNMCDSLSISSLKVALAYNEAVSTGRLASSGGFVQSIFLASLRKRCEEVLNCSTELKINLRNYLTSEAWPYDKNSKLQKDIIILSWYLKWFNVPSPSIIKAAVEKIKSKSKNSTSAIPLLRLLLPNTHISVIGEIDRVFFPSN; encoded by the exons ATGCGTACTGTCAAATCAATATGGCCTCTACCATGTGGTCTACTTCTTGAGCAAGCTGGTGAAGTGAATCCACCCTCACATGTTCCATTTTCTCCTGTTAGCCCCATCCTTGGTTCTCGTGAGATGCTGcgccaaagaaaagaagttggGAATAGTTCACCACAAAACTTCCATTCCCCAGTCGCGCATGACCTTATTAGCAAAAGAGATATGCCATGCATGTCTTCCCATCTGATTCTAAGAGATCCACTAGAGGAACCTGGG CCAACCTACGTTGAAGAGAGGGGGAAGTTGACCATAATGAAGGACTACGATGAGAGGACAATTTGGACAAGTGACCGTCTACCTCTTATGACGTCGTATAACAAAG GCAAGATGCAACATTCTGTGTGGGCGGCCGAATTTATAGAGTCAAACCTTGAAGCTTCTGCGTCATGTTCAAGCGGCATTGTTCCTGATGCTGTTCTCTCGAAGCGGGTTTCTTTTCGTAGAATATGGCAAGCGAAAGGTGCTAAGAAAGCTGCATCTAAG gTCTTTTTGGCAACTGATAATTCAGTCCCAGTAATTTGCTTTCTGATTCTAGAACAAAAGAAGCTGTTATCGGTGGGACTTCAAACTGTTGAAATCAATAACGAAATTCTGTTCGATGTTAAGCCTGATATAAGCTGGAGTGTGTCTGCGATTGCTGCTGCACCTGTTGTTGTGACACGTTCTCA AGTGAAAATAGGACTGCTTCCACATTTGGATATCATTGTTTTATCTCCAGAAAATGACCTCTTTCTCTAT TCAGGAAAACAATGTCTCTGTAGATATGTATTACCTTCTTGGTTGGGAGAAAGTATTGGTTCCGGGGATGGAGAGTCTGCAAAAACAGATTCAGGTTTCAGGAACCTGAAGATCACAGGATTGTCTGATGCTGTTTTAGGATCTATCAATCTCTCAGTTAACCATTCACAG ATCTTTCGGTGTGCCTTAACTGGTAAACCTTCATCGTCACTTGCAAATGATTGCATAGCAGCCATAGCTGAGGGACTACGATCCGATCTGTACagtttgtttctctctcttctttgggGAGATGGTCATTCTGACCTGCAAGGTTCCAGTATTCATTTTGAATGGGAAGCATTATGCAACATTTTTCTGGAGATCTGTCAAAAGCCTACTGTTGTGCATCGAAAGCAACCCAAAACAGCATCAGAGTCCTCCTGGGAGTTTCTTCTCATCAGCAAATTTCATAAGACCTACTCTAGGTTTCACAATGGTATTACTTCAATAAATCGTTTAGATCTGGAAGGCATTGTCCCATTTGATTCCAAGATTTGTAGTGAAGAAACACTGGGCAGCTCATGTGAACTAATGGTCCAGAGTTTAGATTGTCTCCATGCAGTTTATGAGAGCTTGAAGATGGATAATCTACGGAAACA GGATTTGCATCACTTGGCTGTTTTGTTGTGCAATATTGCCAAGTTTCTGGATGAGAAGTGTTACTTAGATTACTACATACGTGATTTTCCTCGTCTGTCAACAACTATTGGGGCGTGCACAACCCTTTCTTCTAGCAGAAAACCTCCAAATTTATTTAGATGGCTTGAGAATTGTTTAAGACGTGGATGTTTATCAACAAACTTTGATGACCTCCCAGATTTGATCCGTAGAGATGGGTGCTCCATAGTAAGCTGGGCAAGGAAAGTTGTTTCCTTCTACAGTGTGTTATTTGGTGATAAGCCAGAAGGACGGACACTTTCATCAGGTGTCCCCTGTAATATCGCGCCAGGATCATACTCCTGTAACGAGGAACTCACTATCTTAGCTATGGCAGGAGAGAGATTTGGGCTTCACCAACTGGATTTGCTACCTTCTGGTGTTTCTCTCCCGCTAAGACAT GCACTGGATAGCTGTCGGGAATCTCCTCCAGCTGACTGGCCAGCAATTGCTTATGTGCTTCTTGGTCGAGAAGATATGGCCCTATCCGTCTTCAGAAATTTTAGTTCATCTAAGGAATTTGAGATGCAGTCAAATACGAGTTTGATATCGATGTCCATACCTTACATGCTACATTTGCATCCAGTAATTGTTCCATCCTCTGAGTCGATTGGCTTAGAAAACACTAAGATTGAGGATACAAATTCTGTGGATGGTTCTGTGATAGATGGAATGGAGCATATCTTCAACTCCTACACACAGCTACGGTATGGCCGGGATCTAAGATTGAATGAG GTTAGACGTCTTTTGTGCTCTGCAAGACCTGTGGTAGTTCAAACGGCTGCTAACCCTACTATATCAGATCAGGAGCAGCAACAG GACCATCTTTGGCGCATAGCACAGAGGACTGCTGTTCTACCCCTCGGGCGTGGAGCATTCACATTATCAACGATACATACTCTTTTAACTGAG GCGTTTACTGTACCAAAGCTTGTTTTAGCTGGTCGACTGCCTTCTCAACAAAATGCCATT GTTAATCTAGATCCAAACATAAGGAATATCCAAGAATTAAAGACCTGGCCAGAGTTTCATAACGCTGTTGCTGCTGGGTTACGACTGGCTCCGCTTCAG GGAAAGGTCTCCAGAACGTGGATTAGATACAATAAACCTGGAGAGCCAAATGCTGTTCATGCTGGACTTCTGTTTGGCCTGGGATTACAGGGATATTTGCATGTGTTAAACCTTAGTGACATATACCAATATTTCACTCAG GACCATGAGAGCACTACGGTAGGTTTGATGCTTGGTCTGGCCGCTTCATACAGGGGAACAATGCAACCTGATATTGCAAAG GCTCTCTTTTTCCATGTTCCTGCTCGATACCAAGCTTCATATACTGAGTTTGAGATACCAACACTTCTACAG TCTGCAGCTTTAGTCTCCGTTGGCATGCTATTTGAAGGATCAGCACACCAGCAGACAATGCAATTACTTTTG GGTGAAATTGGCCGTAGAAGTGCAGGGGACAATGTCCTTGAAAGGGAGGGTTATGCTGTATCTGCAGGATTCTCACTTGGTCTTGTAGCTTTGG GCCGTGGAGGTGATGCGCTCGGTTCCATGGACTCCTTGGTCAATCGCTTACTCCTGTATTTAGGAGCAAAAGAG GAAAGATCTATCCTTGTACCATCCCTTGAAGATCACCGAAGTGCTGCACAG ATAACAGACGGAAGCACTTCTAATGTTGATATAACTGCACCTGGAGCGATAATAGCTCTCACATTAATGTATCTTAAG ACAGAATCAGAGGTCATCTTCTCAAAGCTCTCTATTCCTCAAACACATTACGATTTGGAGTGCGTTAGGCCTGATTTCATTATGCTCCGTGTCATTGCTCGGAACTTGATAATGTGGAGCAG GATCTGTCCTACTTGTGATTGGATTCAGTCTCAAGTTCCTGAAGTAGTCAAAAATGGTATCAGCCAACTCCGAGATGACATGGATAATATGTATGAGGTGGATGTTGAAGCCCTTGTTCAGGCATACGTCAATATAGTGGCCGGGGCCTGCATTTCACTtg GGCTGAGATTTGCTGGTACGAGGGATGGAAATGCTCGTGACTTACTTAACTCCTACGCTCTCTATCTTTTGAATGAG ATCAAGCCTCTTTCTGCCACACCTGGAAATGCATTTCCCAGGggaatatcaaaatttgttgATCGGGGAACACTTGAAATGTGTCTTTATCTTATCATTATTTCTCTGTCAGTG GTCATGGCGGGATCTGGAGACTTGCAAGTTTTTCGGTTGTTGAGATTTCTCCGCAGCCGAAACTCTGCCGATGGACATGCTAACTATGGCACACAAATGGCA GTGAGCTTAGCCACAGgattcttgtttcttggagGCGGTATGCGAACATTTTCAACGAATAATGGCTCACTGGCAATGTTGCTCATTACTCTCTATCCACGGTTGCCTTCTGGACCAAATGACAACCGTTGTCACCTCCAG gCATTCAGGCATTTATATGTCCTTGCAACAGAGGCTCGCTGGCTGCAGACCATTGATGTTGATTCTGGTCTGCCTGTCTATGCCCCTCTAGAAGTCACAGTAAAAGAGACAAAACTTTattcagaaacaaaattttgcgAGATAACACCGTGCATTCTGCCAGAGCGTGCTATT CTAAAGAGAATTTGTGTATGTGGTCCCCGATACTGGCCCCAACAAATTGAGCTAGTCCCCGAAG agaaaaattGGTGGAGCTTTGGGGACAAGAGTGATCCCTTCAGTTCTGGTGTTATATATGTCAAAAGGAAAGTAGGAGCTTGTTCGTATGTTGATGATCCAGTTGGGTGTCAGTCACTGCTTTCGCGAGCAATGCATAAG gtttttggtttaaggaCTCTGGGAGAATCTAATTTGATTGCTAATAGTCATAGAGAACTGGATTCTGATAGTGTTGATCACTTGGTCAGCACTTTCTCATCAGATCCAAGCCTAATAGCGTTTGCACAGTTGTGCTGTGACAAATCTTGGAATAACAG ATCTGATTCTGAATTCAAGGAGTTCTGTCTGCAAGTGTTGTTTGACTGTATAAGCAAGGATAGACCAGCTCTTTTGCAG gtttatttatctttgtaCACAACCATTGGTTCGATGGCTGATCTGCTTGTCAAAAGCGATAGTAACATGTGTGATTCACTTTCCATCTCAAGCCTCAAG GTTGCTCTTGCCTACAATGAGGCAGTATCAACTGGAAGATTGGCCTCCTCAGGTGGCTTTGTACAGTCAATCTTCTTAGCATCGCTGAGAAAGCGATGTGAAGAGGTTTTGAATTGCTCAACGGAGCTGAAGATTAATTTGAGGAATTATTTGACCTCAGAAGCATGGCCTTATGATAAGAACTCAAAGTTGCAGAAAGATATAATTATTCTCTCATGGTATCTAAAATGGTTCAACGTACCATCTCCATCGATCATCAAAGCAGCAGTGGAAAAGATCAAATCCAAGTCCAAAAACTCAACTTCGGCAATACCTTTGTTGCGATTGTTGTTACCAAATACGCATATTAGTGTGATTGGTGAAATTGATAGGGTCTTTTTCCCCTCGAATTAA